One genomic segment of Aliarcobacter cibarius includes these proteins:
- a CDS encoding IS1380 family transposase: MGELKIEYSDKKVTPFGGMKLLKNFIDKTRVIEDLKSVNLPIGFSNRAYDPINIIQGFWLAIFTGASRYIHADWLRYDTTLQTIFEIDKLPSQSTYSRFFHKFNIEKNSEIFPILQQKFLSQLDVGPLTIDLDSTVITRYGEQEGAKKGYNPKKPGRNSHHPIIAFIDQTKMIANTWMRSGNTSSLNNYDAFLNETFDICLKDKKVGLVRADSGFYSQEFLEWFEKRGINYIVAVKFYENIKYTIGNITKWIKITKGLDVASLRFKPDNGSERRYIIVRKLSEEYPKSGGKLLFDEPIYRYSAYVTNIELPVDQIYNIYNTRADCENRIKELKYDFGADNFCLKDFYATEASFRFIMMAYNIMALFKHEVVNSNMMLSTLRSYCFALGSWITEHSNQKVLKISLPQKRRTWMNGLFENVKQSQIPFKYT; this comes from the coding sequence ATGGGTGAATTAAAAATTGAGTATTCTGATAAAAAAGTTACACCATTTGGTGGGATGAAATTATTAAAAAATTTTATAGATAAAACAAGAGTAATTGAAGATTTAAAAAGTGTAAATTTACCTATTGGATTTTCAAATAGAGCATATGATCCAATAAATATTATTCAAGGATTTTGGTTAGCTATATTTACAGGAGCAAGTAGATATATCCATGCCGATTGGTTAAGATATGATACAACATTACAAACAATATTTGAAATAGATAAATTGCCAAGTCAATCAACATATAGCAGATTTTTTCATAAATTTAATATTGAAAAGAATTCTGAAATATTTCCAATATTACAACAAAAATTCCTTTCACAACTAGATGTAGGACCACTAACAATTGATTTAGATTCAACAGTAATAACAAGATATGGTGAACAAGAAGGAGCTAAGAAAGGTTATAACCCTAAAAAACCTGGTAGAAACTCACATCATCCAATTATTGCATTTATAGATCAAACAAAAATGATAGCAAATACATGGATGAGAAGTGGTAATACTAGTTCACTTAATAATTATGACGCATTTTTAAATGAGACATTTGATATATGCTTAAAAGATAAAAAAGTTGGACTTGTAAGAGCAGATAGTGGATTTTATTCACAAGAATTCTTAGAATGGTTTGAAAAAAGAGGTATTAATTATATTGTGGCTGTAAAATTTTATGAAAATATAAAATACACCATTGGAAATATAACTAAGTGGATTAAAATCACAAAAGGACTTGATGTAGCAAGCCTAAGATTTAAACCTGATAACGGAAGTGAAAGAAGATATATAATTGTTAGAAAATTAAGTGAAGAATACCCAAAATCAGGTGGTAAACTTCTATTCGATGAACCTATATATAGATATAGTGCTTATGTTACTAATATTGAACTGCCAGTTGATCAAATTTATAATATATATAACACAAGAGCTGATTGTGAAAATAGAATAAAAGAACTTAAATATGATTTTGGAGCTGATAACTTCTGCTTAAAAGATTTTTATGCCACAGAAGCCTCTTTTAGATTTATTATGATGGCATACAATATTATGGCACTTTTTAAACATGAAGTAGTAAATTCAAATATGATGCTTTCAACACTACGATCCTATTGCTTTGCATTAGGATCTTGGATAACAGAACATTCAAATCAAAAAGTACTAAAAATATCACTTCCACAAAAAAGAAGAACTTGGATGAATGGTTTATTTGAAAACGTAAAACAAAGTCAAATTCCCTTTAAGTATACATAG
- a CDS encoding helix-turn-helix domain-containing protein: MNTKYLIQKMMSHYDVFTMKELAEKIGISQQAISKWNNNDSIIAIKKRCKKLGIYDKIFKDFQDDINSIHDFIDDRDNFLKKEVDLFENLDFEYDYFEKITILEANCKKYNIQITEIKNLRMLYLFEQLLNDATRINKVNELEEDIKKLMLKYDPRLAEDEQTTNLFYNFLEEQIKKFEDKFKK, from the coding sequence ATGAATACAAAATATTTAATTCAAAAGATGATGAGCCATTATGATGTTTTTACAATGAAGGAATTAGCTGAAAAAATAGGAATTAGCCAACAAGCGATATCTAAATGGAACAATAATGATTCAATTATTGCAATCAAAAAAAGATGTAAAAAATTGGGTATATACGATAAAATTTTTAAAGATTTTCAAGATGATATAAATTCTATACATGATTTTATAGACGACAGAGATAATTTTTTAAAAAAAGAAGTAGACTTATTTGAAAATTTAGATTTTGAATATGATTATTTTGAAAAAATAACAATTTTAGAAGCAAATTGTAAAAAATATAATATTCAAATAACAGAAATAAAAAATCTAAGAATGTTATATTTATTTGAGCAACTTCTAAATGATGCTACAAGAATAAATAAAGTAAATGAACTTGAAGAAGATATAAAAAAGCTTATGCTTAAATATGATCCACGTCTAGCTGAAGATGAACAAACAACAAATTTGTTTTATAATTTTTTAGAAGAACAGATTAAAAAATTTGAAGATAAGTTTAAAAAATAA
- a CDS encoding helix-turn-helix domain-containing protein, translated as MSNNLLKKLQDSQAKAKKKLKNKLNPNSAFGTLTDEEIAMVLALRAKNLRLSQNKKQSDFAKEAELSSPTTYSNYEQKGSISMINFIKVMRTFGRLEELEKLLLQTTKEKIEKIEKQRIK; from the coding sequence ATGAGTAATAATTTATTAAAAAAACTGCAAGATTCACAAGCAAAAGCCAAGAAAAAACTCAAAAACAAACTTAATCCAAATAGTGCTTTTGGTACACTTACAGATGAAGAGATAGCAATGGTGTTAGCCCTTAGAGCAAAAAATTTGCGACTTTCACAAAATAAAAAGCAGAGTGATTTTGCAAAAGAAGCAGAGCTTAGTTCTCCAACAACATACTCTAACTATGAACAAAAAGGGAGTATTTCAATGATAAATTTTATTAAAGTGATGAGAACATTCGGAAGGCTTGAAGAGCTTGAAAAACTATTGCTTCAAACTACAAAAGAGAAAATTGAAAAAATTGAAAAGCAAAGAATTAAGTAG
- a CDS encoding type II toxin-antitoxin system HipA family toxin, producing MQKISIYIFGNHIADMYQEEDKVYLKQVDDLCNKVSPLMLNSNQKEIDTTHLTHLERVAGFISDSLPGNFGNEILNNFFLQNSNKYPTVSDKLLFIGNRGLGAITYEPSMEKENEFIETIELKYMFEKAKELKKGGDYHSLQDAFVISAHSFVGGARSKAVGAINLDTKEVFLGDRTKPLKDGFFHAIIKYDDTANDDENKSTYSKVEYIYHILAKKCGIDMADCYLVQTDDKHHFVTKRFDIEPNGKRYHVHSLAGLLHLDYNIPRSIGYEDLLRTAVKLGAIGSLKQLFLQMLFNYMFVNQDDHSRNFSFMCDSDFKYKATPAYDLTFAKGEKQTVEHQLSLYGKALSKIDIDDITTLATEFSIDLEFVAASLEKMKNLRDKDLPQLLKDYEVKPSKQKQIIEHTSNRTLQGAL from the coding sequence ATGCAAAAAATTTCAATATATATATTTGGGAATCATATAGCAGATATGTATCAAGAAGAAGATAAGGTGTATCTAAAACAAGTTGATGACTTATGTAATAAAGTGAGTCCTTTGATGTTAAATTCAAATCAGAAGGAGATAGATACAACACATCTAACACATCTTGAGAGAGTTGCAGGATTCATTAGCGATTCATTACCTGGTAATTTTGGTAATGAAATATTAAATAACTTCTTTTTACAAAACTCTAATAAATATCCAACTGTAAGTGATAAACTTCTTTTTATAGGCAATCGTGGACTTGGAGCAATTACATATGAACCATCAATGGAAAAAGAAAATGAATTTATTGAAACGATAGAATTAAAATATATGTTTGAAAAAGCAAAGGAGTTAAAAAAAGGAGGAGATTATCATTCATTACAAGATGCCTTTGTGATAAGTGCGCACTCATTTGTTGGAGGGGCTAGAAGCAAAGCAGTAGGAGCCATAAATCTTGACACAAAAGAGGTATTTTTAGGTGATCGCACAAAACCATTAAAAGATGGCTTTTTCCACGCAATTATCAAATATGATGATACAGCAAACGATGATGAAAATAAATCAACATATTCTAAAGTTGAGTATATTTATCATATTCTTGCAAAAAAGTGTGGCATTGATATGGCAGATTGCTATTTGGTTCAAACTGATGACAAACATCATTTTGTAACGAAACGTTTTGATATAGAGCCAAATGGGAAAAGATATCATGTGCATTCACTTGCAGGATTACTTCACTTAGACTACAATATTCCAAGATCTATAGGGTATGAAGATTTGTTAAGAACCGCAGTAAAATTAGGAGCAATAGGAAGTCTGAAACAACTTTTCTTACAGATGCTTTTTAACTATATGTTTGTAAATCAAGATGATCATAGTAGAAACTTTTCTTTTATGTGCGATAGTGATTTTAAATACAAAGCTACACCAGCTTATGATTTAACATTTGCAAAAGGGGAAAAACAGACAGTTGAGCATCAATTATCATTATATGGTAAAGCTCTTTCAAAAATTGACATTGATGACATAACTACACTTGCAACTGAGTTTTCAATTGATTTAGAATTTGTTGCAGCTTCTTTAGAAAAAATGAAAAATCTGCGCGATAAAGATTTACCACAACTACTTAAAGATTATGAAGTAAAGCCATCAAAGCAAAAACAAATTATTGAACATACAAGCAATAGAACACTTCAAGGGGCACTTTAA
- a CDS encoding ATP-binding cassette domain-containing protein gives MSENVLKVKDLDFFYKKNNFIFKNFNLELKKGELKTIFGKSGSGKTTLFELILGNLKAQKGEIVKGKTAIIFQDPFGSFHPTYTIFEQIKDVIKRDFKGELDNILSKLSLEMELLYKKPYELSGGQLQRCSILRAILLKPDLLLVDEPTSALDNIISYETMKLLVGLLDSCGILLVTHDIDMAKWCSNEIIRLEDGK, from the coding sequence TTGAGTGAAAATGTGTTAAAGGTTAAAGATTTAGATTTCTTTTATAAAAAAAATAATTTTATATTTAAGAATTTTAATTTAGAACTTAAAAAAGGTGAGTTAAAAACGATATTTGGAAAAAGTGGAAGTGGTAAAACTACTTTGTTTGAATTAATTTTAGGAAATCTTAAAGCTCAAAAAGGAGAAATTGTAAAAGGGAAAACAGCAATTATATTTCAAGATCCTTTTGGTTCTTTTCATCCTACATACACTATCTTCGAACAAATAAAAGATGTAATAAAAAGAGATTTTAAAGGCGAACTAGATAATATTCTGTCAAAATTAAGCCTTGAAATGGAACTTTTATATAAAAAGCCTTATGAATTAAGTGGAGGACAACTTCAAAGATGTTCTATTTTAAGAGCAATATTGTTAAAACCAGATTTGTTATTAGTAGATGAGCCCACATCAGCCCTTGATAACATAATATCTTATGAAACTATGAAACTTCTTGTTGGCTTGTTAGATAGTTGTGGGATTTTGTTGGTAACTCATGATATTGATATGGCAAAATGGTGTAGTAATGAAATAATAAGGTTGGAAGATGGAAAATAG
- the hemH gene encoding ferrochelatase: MENRKKALVLLNMGGARNKDELKMFLTNMFNDKNILTVKSNLLRKMIAFFITKTRLNDAWSNYELIGNSSPINLLTEKLVNKCNDKIKEYKTYQVMRYTPPFAKDVIDEILKDGMEEIVLLPLYPQYSTTTTKSSVEDFIDFLPYSFGKNVRYIENFYKNSSFNSCIVEEIERNVKKEEDFNLIFSAHGLPQKIVDNGDPYELQMKEHISILSDMLEKKGLKFKSINLAYQSKVGPMKWLEPSLENMLKNFKNQKVLIYPIAFIVDNSETDFELDIEYRHVAEELEIEDYKVCKCVNDSDNFIEAIKDICKIS, from the coding sequence ATGGAAAATAGAAAAAAAGCTCTAGTTTTACTAAATATGGGTGGAGCTAGAAATAAAGATGAGTTAAAAATGTTTTTGACAAATATGTTTAATGATAAGAATATTTTAACTGTAAAAAGTAATTTATTAAGAAAAATGATAGCTTTTTTTATTACAAAAACTAGGTTAAATGATGCATGGAGTAATTATGAATTAATCGGAAATAGTTCACCAATTAATCTTTTAACAGAAAAGCTAGTGAACAAATGTAATGATAAAATAAAAGAGTATAAAACTTATCAAGTTATGAGATATACACCACCTTTTGCTAAAGATGTGATTGATGAAATTTTAAAAGATGGTATGGAAGAGATAGTACTTTTACCTTTATATCCTCAGTATTCTACAACCACTACAAAATCATCTGTTGAAGATTTTATAGATTTTTTACCTTATAGTTTTGGAAAGAATGTAAGATATATTGAAAATTTTTATAAAAATAGTAGTTTTAACTCTTGTATTGTAGAAGAAATAGAGAGAAATGTAAAAAAAGAAGAAGATTTTAACTTGATTTTTTCTGCTCATGGACTACCTCAGAAAATAGTTGATAATGGTGATCCATACGAACTTCAAATGAAAGAACATATTTCTATTTTAAGTGATATGTTAGAAAAAAAAGGTTTGAAATTTAAATCTATAAATCTAGCATATCAATCAAAAGTAGGTCCAATGAAATGGTTAGAACCATCACTTGAGAATATGCTAAAAAACTTTAAAAATCAAAAAGTATTAATTTATCCAATAGCGTTTATTGTAGATAACTCTGAAACAGATTTTGAACTTGATATTGAATATAGACACGTTGCAGAAGAGCTAGAAATAGAAGATTATAAAGTTTGTAAATGTGTAAATGATAGTGATAATTTTATTGAAGCTATAAAAGATATTTGTAAGATAAGTTAA
- a CDS encoding manganese-dependent inorganic pyrophosphatase — protein MALYTCGHIIPDSDSVCSAISLAYLLNKIGRPATPARQGELNPETKFILDKFGFEAPVLKTSFAGDELFITDYSDIAQAPQELDKTTVVGIVDHHKLGDITTSAPLECWIRPVGCTNTIVKEMYDYHKVEIPANIAAIMMCAILSDTVIFKSPTCTTLDIQVVKELAKIANVEDYGALGMEMFKVKSEVEGTPVRDLVMRDYKNFDMHGKKVGVGQLEVVDGSVFDKIKDELMADIKKVKEEQNLHTVALLLTDIMKEGSEVLVTSDDTSIFEKAFNCKLEDGKVWLDGCLSRKKQIIPFLEPAFA, from the coding sequence ATGGCATTATATACATGTGGACACATTATCCCAGATTCAGATTCAGTTTGTTCAGCTATCTCTTTAGCATATTTATTAAATAAAATTGGACGTCCTGCAACACCAGCAAGACAAGGAGAGTTAAATCCTGAAACAAAATTTATTTTAGATAAATTTGGTTTTGAAGCTCCAGTTTTAAAAACTTCTTTTGCAGGTGATGAGTTATTTATTACTGATTATTCAGACATTGCACAAGCTCCTCAAGAGTTAGATAAAACAACAGTTGTTGGTATTGTTGATCATCATAAATTAGGAGATATAACAACTTCAGCTCCATTAGAGTGTTGGATTAGACCTGTTGGTTGTACAAACACAATAGTAAAAGAGATGTATGACTATCATAAAGTTGAAATTCCTGCAAATATTGCTGCTATTATGATGTGTGCAATATTAAGTGATACAGTTATTTTTAAATCTCCAACATGTACTACACTTGATATTCAAGTTGTAAAAGAGTTAGCAAAAATTGCAAATGTTGAAGATTATGGTGCTTTAGGTATGGAGATGTTCAAAGTAAAATCTGAAGTTGAAGGAACACCAGTTAGAGATTTAGTAATGAGAGATTATAAAAACTTTGATATGCATGGAAAAAAAGTTGGTGTTGGTCAACTTGAAGTTGTTGATGGGTCGGTTTTTGATAAAATCAAAGATGAATTAATGGCTGATATTAAAAAAGTAAAAGAGGAACAAAATTTACATACAGTAGCTCTTTTACTAACTGATATTATGAAAGAGGGAAGTGAAGTACTTGTAACAAGTGATGATACTTCGATTTTTGAAAAAGCATTTAATTGCAAACTTGAAGATGGAAAAGTTTGGTTAGATGGTTGTCTTTCAAGAAAAAAACAAATTATTCCTTTCTTAGAACCTGCATTTGCTTAA
- a CDS encoding mechanosensitive ion channel family protein has product MKKYLAQFLRDIGIEPTFLTMSISILLIITITAIVTHIILHKVILKSIKKIDKKRRNVFTSILLELNLFQRLALVFQGLLVYWQTTIWVVDGFIYETLLTISLIWIFIFGLLAIYSLIDRTFKTLYHKTQTPFFAMQSVIQSIKLIFGIICFIYVISILMDKSPVAILSGLGAMSAVLMLVFKDTILGFTAGLQLSTNKMVQIGDWIEMPKYGADGDIIDIGLNVVKVRNFDKTITTIPTYALVSDSFKNWQGMRESGGRRIKRAVRIDIRTIKFLTQDDIKRLEKANLLAPYLQEKQEEIKNYNELNKFDLSVAMNGRRLTNIGTLRAYLLTYLRNHPNINKDMTIMVRQLAPDEYGIPLEIYCFTATTVWADYENIQSDIFDHIYSVLSEFGIKPYQYG; this is encoded by the coding sequence ATGAAAAAATATTTAGCACAATTTTTAAGAGATATTGGAATTGAACCTACATTTTTAACAATGAGTATTTCGATACTTTTAATTATTACTATTACTGCTATAGTTACACACATAATCTTGCATAAGGTTATTTTAAAAAGTATTAAGAAAATTGATAAAAAAAGAAGAAATGTATTTACTTCGATTTTATTGGAATTAAATCTTTTTCAAAGATTAGCTCTAGTTTTTCAAGGTTTACTAGTATATTGGCAAACAACAATTTGGGTAGTAGATGGTTTTATTTATGAAACTTTACTTACTATTTCATTGATTTGGATATTTATATTTGGTTTATTAGCTATATATTCTTTGATAGATAGAACTTTTAAAACTCTTTATCATAAAACTCAAACTCCATTTTTTGCAATGCAAAGTGTAATTCAAAGTATAAAATTAATATTTGGAATTATATGTTTTATTTATGTTATTTCAATATTAATGGACAAATCTCCAGTTGCAATTTTAAGTGGACTTGGAGCAATGTCTGCTGTTTTAATGTTGGTATTTAAAGATACAATTTTAGGATTTACTGCTGGTCTTCAACTTTCAACAAATAAAATGGTGCAAATTGGTGATTGGATAGAAATGCCAAAATATGGTGCAGATGGAGATATTATAGATATAGGATTAAATGTTGTAAAAGTTAGAAATTTTGATAAAACAATTACGACAATTCCTACATATGCACTTGTATCAGATTCTTTTAAAAACTGGCAAGGAATGAGAGAATCAGGTGGAAGAAGAATTAAAAGAGCAGTTAGAATAGATATTAGAACTATTAAATTTTTAACTCAAGATGATATAAAAAGACTTGAAAAAGCAAATTTATTAGCTCCTTATTTACAAGAAAAACAAGAAGAGATAAAAAATTATAATGAGTTAAATAAATTTGATTTAAGTGTTGCTATGAATGGAAGAAGACTTACAAATATCGGAACGTTAAGAGCATATTTATTAACTTATTTAAGAAATCATCCAAATATAAATAAAGATATGACAATTATGGTACGGCAGTTGGCTCCTGATGAATATGGAATTCCACTTGAAATATATTGTTTTACTGCAACAACAGTTTGGGCTGATTATGAAAATATTCAGTCAGATATTTTTGATCATATTTATTCTGTTTTGAGTGAATTTGGAATAAAACCATATCAATATGGATAA
- a CDS encoding superoxide dismutase, with translation MKHELMKLPFTSLEPLMSNETLEYHHGKHHNTYVTNLNNLIVGTEFENMNLEDIIKKSTGGLFNNAAQVYNHDFFWNGLTPNQGAIPASVEAALTKTFGSVDKFKEEFTAKAIGQFGSGWAWLVLDNGELKIVTTSNAGCPLTDGLKPVLTCDVWEHAYYIDTRNARPKFLENFWKLVNWDFVAKNLA, from the coding sequence ATGAAACATGAATTAATGAAATTACCATTTACAAGTTTAGAGCCACTAATGTCAAATGAGACACTAGAGTATCATCATGGTAAACACCACAATACATACGTTACAAATTTAAATAACCTAATTGTGGGAACAGAATTTGAAAATATGAATTTAGAAGATATTATTAAAAAATCTACAGGTGGATTATTTAACAATGCTGCTCAAGTATATAATCATGACTTTTTCTGGAATGGATTAACTCCAAATCAAGGTGCAATTCCAGCGTCTGTTGAAGCTGCATTAACAAAAACTTTTGGTTCAGTTGATAAATTTAAAGAAGAGTTTACAGCTAAAGCTATCGGACAATTTGGTTCAGGATGGGCTTGGTTAGTTCTTGACAATGGAGAATTAAAAATTGTTACAACTTCAAATGCTGGATGTCCATTAACAGATGGTTTAAAACCAGTTTTAACATGTGACGTTTGGGAACATGCATATTATATTGATACTAGAAATGCTAGACCAAAATTCTTAGAAAACTTCTGGAAATTAGTAAACTGGGATTTTGTAGCTAAAAATTTAGCATAA
- a CDS encoding DoxX family protein, with protein sequence MRSCENKLSCALNEDIGKLILRVSIAGLMLFHGFFKLFNGIDGIKFLVTQAGLPEFIAYGVYLGEIVFPILIIVGLFTRISSFFFALTMVFAIFLAHSNDIFSLGKTGGPVIELALIYLLTSVSIMFVGAGKISLDAKCTEKCNKN encoded by the coding sequence ATGAGAAGTTGTGAAAACAAATTATCTTGTGCTTTAAATGAAGATATTGGTAAACTAATTTTAAGAGTAAGTATTGCGGGACTTATGCTATTTCATGGTTTCTTTAAACTTTTCAATGGAATAGATGGAATAAAATTCTTAGTTACACAAGCTGGATTACCAGAATTTATTGCTTATGGTGTTTATTTAGGAGAAATTGTTTTTCCTATTTTAATTATTGTTGGTTTATTTACTAGAATTTCATCATTTTTCTTTGCTTTAACAATGGTTTTTGCTATATTTTTAGCTCATAGTAATGACATATTTTCTTTAGGAAAAACTGGTGGTCCTGTTATTGAATTGGCATTAATTTACCTATTAACTTCTGTTTCAATTATGTTTGTTGGAGCGGGGAAAATTAGTTTAGATGCTAAATGTACTGAAAAGTGTAATAAGAATTAA
- a CDS encoding agmatinase family protein, translated as MSYRTLEEEIRVLELGLPPQENDGFIGGRLDPLEASLVLIPVPWEATVSFGEGTAHAPDAIRISSHQLDVENYHYIKPYKAGIAMLETDRRLLKLSDKARRKALKVIFALEDGKSPSKKALKFVNEASHTLNESVYEKSMDQLKKGKFAAVVGGDHSSPLGLIKALNDTQTESFGILHVDAHHDLRKAYEGFTYSHASIFYNAMNECDKISNLVQVGIRDYSSEEANRMIEYGQKGACLYDTAMQSQLASGKSLEEVFSPYIEKLPQNVYLSIDIDGLEPLNCPNTGTPVPGGLRYGELEHLIFMIVKSGKKIIGFDLCEVGYSEAGWDANVGARVLYQLCGALLASQGKIEYK; from the coding sequence ATGTCTTACAGAACTTTAGAAGAAGAAATAAGAGTATTGGAACTTGGACTTCCTCCACAAGAAAACGATGGTTTTATTGGTGGAAGATTAGATCCTTTAGAAGCTAGTTTAGTTTTAATTCCCGTTCCTTGGGAAGCGACTGTTTCTTTTGGAGAAGGAACTGCTCACGCTCCAGATGCAATTAGAATCTCAAGTCATCAATTAGATGTTGAAAATTATCACTATATAAAACCTTACAAAGCTGGTATTGCCATGCTTGAAACAGATAGAAGATTATTGAAGCTTAGCGATAAAGCAAGAAGAAAAGCTTTAAAAGTTATATTTGCTCTTGAAGATGGAAAATCACCAAGTAAAAAAGCTTTAAAATTCGTAAATGAAGCTTCTCACACTTTAAATGAGTCAGTTTATGAAAAATCTATGGATCAATTAAAGAAGGGGAAATTTGCAGCTGTTGTGGGAGGTGATCACTCATCACCACTAGGATTAATCAAAGCTTTAAATGATACACAAACAGAATCATTTGGAATTTTACATGTTGATGCACATCATGATTTAAGAAAAGCGTATGAAGGATTTACATATTCTCATGCTTCAATTTTTTACAATGCCATGAATGAATGCGATAAAATATCAAATCTTGTTCAAGTAGGAATCAGAGATTATAGTAGTGAAGAAGCTAATAGAATGATTGAGTATGGACAAAAAGGTGCTTGTTTGTATGATACAGCTATGCAAAGCCAACTTGCAAGTGGAAAATCACTTGAAGAAGTATTTTCACCATATATAGAAAAACTTCCACAAAATGTTTATTTATCTATTGATATCGATGGTTTAGAACCACTTAATTGTCCAAATACTGGTACTCCAGTTCCTGGAGGATTGAGATATGGTGAGTTAGAACATCTTATTTTTATGATTGTAAAAAGTGGTAAAAAAATTATAGGTTTTGATCTTTGTGAGGTTGGATATAGCGAAGCTGGTTGGGATGCAAATGTTGGAGCTAGAGTTTTATACCAACTATGTGGTGCATTATTAGCTAGCCAAGGTAAAATAGAATATAAATAA
- a CDS encoding cold-shock protein, protein MADQNIGTVKWFNSEKGFGFIQIENENKDFFVHHSEIQNSGYGRVSLDEGQRVSFEIGRNEKGPQAKNVRVI, encoded by the coding sequence ATGGCAGATCAAAATATTGGAACAGTAAAATGGTTCAACTCAGAAAAAGGTTTTGGATTTATTCAAATTGAAAATGAAAATAAAGATTTCTTCGTTCACCACAGTGAAATTCAAAATTCAGGATACGGAAGAGTATCTCTAGACGAAGGTCAAAGAGTATCTTTTGAAATCGGAAGAAATGAAAAAGGTCCTCAAGCTAAAAACGTTAGAGTAATCTAA
- a CDS encoding phosphate ABC transporter ATP-binding protein codes for MNSKKTILKIENLNLFYNSKQILKDLNLNIIENSITAISGPSGIGKSSLLLVLNQMIREFENASFSGKVYFSDNEKIIDVTNLSNKELPELRKKIVYVSQHPDILPFSISENLYFPLKLQKIKKSDANNLIIDILRQVHLYDEVKDRLNDSAYLLSGGQQQRLILARALILKPKVLLLDEPTASLNEELSLKIENLILELKNECTIVIISHFKSQILNVADSIFRI; via the coding sequence TTGAACAGTAAAAAAACTATCTTAAAAATTGAAAATCTAAATCTATTTTATAACAGTAAACAGATTTTAAAGGATTTAAACTTAAATATTATAGAAAATTCAATAACAGCAATAAGTGGCCCAAGTGGAATTGGAAAAAGTTCTTTACTTCTTGTATTAAATCAAATGATTAGAGAATTTGAAAATGCAAGTTTTAGTGGAAAAGTATATTTTAGTGATAATGAAAAAATTATTGATGTCACAAATTTATCAAACAAAGAGTTACCAGAGCTTAGAAAAAAGATTGTTTATGTAAGTCAACATCCTGATATCTTACCTTTTTCAATTTCCGAAAATTTATATTTTCCTTTGAAACTTCAAAAAATAAAAAAAAGTGATGCAAATAATTTGATTATAGATATTTTAAGACAAGTTCATTTATATGACGAAGTAAAAGATAGATTAAATGATAGTGCTTATTTACTCTCAGGTGGTCAGCAACAAAGATTAATTTTAGCTAGAGCTTTAATCTTAAAACCAAAAGTTTTACTTCTTGATGAACCAACAGCATCACTAAATGAGGAATTATCTTTAAAAATAGAAAACTTAATCTTAGAACTTAAAAATGAATGCACAATAGTGATAATTTCACACTTTAAATCTCAAATTCTAAATGTAGCTGACTCTATTTTTAGAATTTAA